Proteins from one Syntrophales bacterium genomic window:
- the ligA gene encoding NAD-dependent DNA ligase LigA encodes MDREPAIKRIEELRSLINYHNRRYYQLDDPEISDAEYDNLMRELLELENQFPEIDVTSSPTQRVGAAPLEKFSTVAHLTPMLSLSNAFSEQEIIDFHERIKRFLNANEKIRFVVEPKLDGVAVNLIYEKGLLAVGATRGDGSVGEDITVNLRTIPAIPLKMLVTKDTPVPEKIEIRGEVYMEIEAFKKLNRRRVQEGEPPFANPRNAAAGSLRQLDSRITARRPLDIFCYGIGMVTGKTCKSHQKVLQTLSLWGFKINPHIRQANDIHECIQYYHQINEIRHELPYEIDGIVIKVDALDLQERLGAVSRSPRWAIACKFQATQETTVIEDIIVQVGRTGVLTPVAVMKPVRVGGVTISRATLHNEDEIRKKDVRIGDTVIVQRAGDVIPEVVKVIELKRYGTEKLFTMPSLCPECGSEVVRLEGEVASRCIGLACPAQIKERIKHFAARGGMDIEGLGDKIVAQLVETKIIKDPADIYFLNREKLLTLERMADKSATNLLNAIGRSKTPPLEKFIFALGIRHVGEHIARILTKEFATLEALIGATEEELMAIREIGPEVAGSIAKFFRHPSNLRVMEKLREAGVKPVGTAPRPSAPLAGKSFVFTGTLSNFTRSEAREIVESLGGRVSGAITKDTDCVVAGNAPGSKLQKAQSSGIAVIDEEEFLRLTGGRRDK; translated from the coding sequence ATGGATAGAGAACCGGCCATTAAGAGGATTGAGGAACTCAGATCCCTGATCAATTATCATAACCGGCGTTACTATCAGCTCGATGATCCGGAGATATCCGATGCTGAGTATGATAATCTCATGAGGGAACTCCTTGAGCTGGAAAACCAATTTCCGGAAATTGATGTTACCTCTTCTCCCACCCAGCGTGTCGGAGCGGCGCCCCTTGAAAAATTCAGCACCGTAGCGCACCTCACACCGATGCTCAGCCTTTCCAATGCCTTCTCGGAACAGGAGATTATTGATTTCCATGAGCGAATAAAGAGATTCCTGAACGCAAACGAGAAAATCCGGTTTGTGGTGGAACCAAAACTTGATGGCGTGGCGGTAAACCTCATCTACGAAAAAGGGTTACTGGCGGTTGGCGCAACCAGGGGAGACGGGTCTGTGGGGGAAGACATTACTGTAAACCTCAGGACCATTCCTGCAATTCCCCTTAAAATGCTTGTCACCAAAGATACACCCGTACCGGAAAAGATTGAAATCAGGGGGGAGGTTTACATGGAGATTGAGGCATTCAAGAAATTAAATCGCAGGAGGGTCCAGGAAGGCGAGCCTCCTTTTGCCAATCCCCGGAATGCTGCAGCCGGATCCCTGCGGCAGCTCGACTCAAGGATCACCGCCAGAAGGCCACTTGATATATTTTGCTACGGGATTGGCATGGTTACGGGAAAGACCTGCAAAAGCCACCAGAAGGTCCTACAGACACTTTCCCTGTGGGGATTCAAGATCAATCCTCATATCAGGCAGGCCAACGATATCCATGAATGTATTCAATACTATCATCAGATAAACGAAATTAGACATGAACTTCCTTACGAAATTGACGGCATCGTCATCAAGGTTGACGCCCTCGATCTCCAGGAACGCCTCGGCGCTGTCTCCAGGAGCCCCCGGTGGGCCATTGCCTGTAAATTTCAGGCGACACAGGAAACAACCGTGATCGAAGACATCATCGTCCAGGTTGGACGGACAGGTGTCCTGACCCCTGTCGCGGTCATGAAACCGGTCAGGGTGGGTGGTGTCACGATCAGCCGTGCAACACTTCACAATGAGGACGAGATCAGGAAAAAGGATGTCAGGATCGGCGATACTGTTATCGTTCAGCGGGCGGGAGACGTAATCCCGGAGGTTGTAAAGGTGATAGAATTAAAGAGATACGGTACGGAGAAACTCTTCACCATGCCCTCCCTCTGTCCTGAATGTGGATCAGAGGTTGTTCGGCTCGAAGGGGAGGTTGCCAGCCGGTGCATCGGTCTTGCATGTCCCGCCCAGATTAAAGAACGCATCAAGCACTTTGCCGCGCGGGGCGGCATGGATATTGAAGGACTGGGGGATAAAATCGTCGCCCAACTGGTGGAGACGAAAATCATAAAAGACCCGGCCGACATCTACTTCCTGAACAGGGAAAAATTGCTGACCCTCGAGAGGATGGCAGACAAATCGGCAACCAATCTCCTTAATGCCATAGGGCGTTCTAAAACCCCCCCTCTCGAGAAGTTCATCTTCGCCCTCGGCATTCGTCACGTGGGCGAGCATATCGCCAGGATCCTGACAAAGGAATTCGCCACCCTCGAGGCCCTCATCGGGGCAACAGAGGAAGAGTTGATGGCAATCAGGGAAATTGGTCCCGAGGTTGCGGGCAGTATTGCCAAATTCTTCCGTCATCCGTCCAACCTCAGGGTAATGGAGAAACTAAGGGAAGCCGGTGTCAAACCTGTCGGGACGGCGCCACGTCCCTCGGCCCCTCTCGCCGGCAAATCGTTCGTTTTTACAGGTACGCTTAGCAATTTCACCAGAAGTGAAGCCAGGGAAATTGTGGAATCATTGGGTGGCCGGGTGTCGGGGGCGATAACAAAAGATACAGATTGCGTTGTTGCCGGTAATGCGCCCGGTTCAAAACTTCAAAAGGCACAATCATCAGGGATTGCCGTCATTGATGAGGAGGAGTTCTTAAGACTTACCGGCGGAAGGCGAGATAAATGA
- a CDS encoding acylphosphatase, with the protein MKRIHVFISGRVQGVFFRANTQKAALSFNLAGWVRNLPDGRVEAVFEGNDGDVDAMLEWCKKGPPFARVMDVKVIEEPFSGEFRQFSIRY; encoded by the coding sequence ATGAAGAGGATACATGTTTTTATCTCTGGGAGGGTTCAGGGGGTTTTCTTCCGGGCAAACACCCAGAAGGCCGCCCTGTCTTTTAACTTGGCGGGATGGGTGAGAAACCTTCCGGATGGCAGGGTTGAGGCGGTATTCGAAGGGAATGATGGAGATGTGGATGCCATGTTAGAGTGGTGCAAAAAAGGTCCTCCCTTCGCCCGTGTTATGGATGTTAAGGTCATTGAGGAGCCCTTTTCAGGAGAATTCCGGCAGTTCAGCATTCGCTATTGA